The following proteins are co-located in the Micromonospora coriariae genome:
- a CDS encoding Na+/H+ antiporter subunit A: protein MLVLLILHLVAALVAPLFVRWWGPRACYPLALAPAAAFGWAVARTPAVSHGGAVVETYPWIRQLGLDIALRLTTLSWLMTLLIGGVGALVLIYSARYFATGSIGLAQFAAVLVAFAGAMLVLVFSDNLLLLYVGWELTTVFSYLLIGHSTERRSSRWAAAQALTVTTLGGLAMLVGFILLGEHAGSYRWSEIAAQPLPGGGYLVTAVLLILTGALSKSALLPFSSWLPVAMAAPTPVSAYLHAAAMVKAGVYLVGLLAPALATVGPWRPVVQVAGLATMLVGGWAALRQTDLKLLLAYGTVSQLGLLVAVTGSGTPDAALAGTAMLLTHALFKAALFLVVGVIDHGAGTRDLRELSGLRHWSRPLFVVTVLAAASMAGVPPLVGFVAKEAVFAAFTDMPVLLVGLVAGTVLTVAYSARFVWGAFADRPGVEPVQVGPIAGSLLVPPAVLAGVGLLAGPAAGLLDGLLRPYADLSGDVHTHLALWSGPTPALGLSALALAGGGLLFALRGPLAPVLARLRWPVSGRQGYEWIVGRFDRMAIEVTGATQRGSLPQYLGVILVVLVLLPGGAMLAVGPWHARIPLWDTPLQPVVVLVIGVAAVLAVRARRRLTAMLLVGITGYGSAMLFVLHGAPDLALTQFLVETATIAVFVLVLRRLPNRFSVRPLRRSRWVRRAIGVTVGVVAAGLALVAAGARRAPDISVVFPDLAVAQGYGRNVVNVTLVDIRAWDTMGELAVLVVAATGVASLIFERSRTGPRPRRPESARPANQTDRPVWLRGGPTLYEERRSIVLEVVIRLIFHTVVLFSLFLLFSGHNAPGGGFAGGLVAGLALVVRYLAGGRYELAEAAPVGAGTVLGAGLALSVGTGVVALLAGGSVLESAKVDRSLPLVGDAHLVTSLFFDVGVYLIVIGLVLDILRSLGAEVDRHIEATGTATGGLTVDKGGRP, encoded by the coding sequence GTGCTGGTACTTCTCATCCTCCATCTCGTGGCGGCCCTCGTCGCGCCGCTGTTCGTCAGATGGTGGGGTCCGCGTGCGTGCTACCCGCTGGCGCTGGCGCCGGCCGCCGCGTTCGGCTGGGCGGTGGCCCGCACCCCGGCCGTCAGCCACGGCGGGGCGGTGGTCGAGACGTACCCGTGGATCCGACAGTTGGGCCTGGACATCGCGCTGCGGCTCACCACGCTGTCCTGGCTGATGACCCTGCTGATCGGCGGCGTCGGCGCGCTGGTGCTGATCTACAGCGCCCGGTACTTCGCCACCGGCTCGATCGGACTGGCGCAGTTCGCCGCGGTCCTGGTCGCCTTCGCCGGAGCGATGCTGGTCCTGGTCTTCTCCGACAACCTGCTGCTGCTCTACGTCGGCTGGGAGCTGACCACGGTCTTCTCGTACCTGCTGATCGGGCACAGCACCGAACGGCGGTCCAGCCGTTGGGCGGCGGCGCAGGCGCTGACGGTCACCACGCTGGGCGGGTTGGCCATGCTGGTCGGGTTCATCCTGCTCGGCGAGCACGCGGGCAGCTACCGCTGGTCGGAGATCGCCGCACAGCCGCTGCCCGGCGGCGGTTACCTGGTCACCGCCGTGCTGCTGATTCTGACCGGCGCGCTGTCCAAGTCGGCGTTGCTGCCGTTCAGCTCCTGGCTGCCGGTCGCGATGGCGGCACCCACGCCGGTCAGCGCGTACCTGCACGCGGCCGCCATGGTCAAGGCCGGCGTCTACCTGGTCGGACTGCTCGCCCCGGCGCTGGCGACGGTCGGCCCCTGGCGGCCCGTGGTGCAGGTCGCCGGCCTGGCCACCATGCTGGTCGGCGGCTGGGCGGCGCTGCGGCAGACCGACCTGAAGCTGCTGCTGGCGTACGGGACGGTCAGCCAGCTCGGCCTGCTGGTCGCGGTGACCGGGTCCGGCACGCCGGACGCCGCGCTGGCCGGTACGGCGATGCTGTTGACGCACGCGCTGTTCAAGGCGGCGCTGTTTCTGGTCGTCGGCGTCATCGACCACGGCGCCGGCACCCGCGACCTGCGCGAGCTGTCCGGGCTGCGGCACTGGTCCCGACCGCTGTTCGTGGTCACGGTGCTGGCCGCGGCGTCGATGGCCGGTGTACCGCCGCTGGTCGGCTTCGTGGCGAAGGAGGCGGTGTTCGCGGCGTTCACCGACATGCCGGTGCTCCTCGTCGGTCTGGTCGCCGGGACGGTGCTCACCGTCGCGTACAGCGCCCGCTTCGTCTGGGGCGCGTTCGCCGACCGGCCCGGTGTGGAGCCGGTCCAGGTGGGCCCGATCGCCGGGTCGCTGCTGGTCCCACCGGCGGTGCTGGCCGGCGTCGGGTTGCTCGCCGGACCGGCAGCCGGCCTGCTGGACGGCCTGCTGCGCCCGTACGCCGACCTGTCCGGCGACGTCCACACGCACCTCGCGCTGTGGTCCGGACCGACCCCGGCGCTGGGCCTGTCCGCGCTGGCGCTCGCCGGCGGCGGCCTGCTCTTCGCTCTGCGCGGGCCGCTCGCTCCGGTGCTGGCCCGGCTCCGCTGGCCGGTCAGCGGCAGACAGGGTTACGAGTGGATCGTGGGCCGGTTCGACCGGATGGCCATCGAGGTCACCGGTGCGACCCAGCGCGGCTCCCTGCCGCAGTACCTGGGCGTCATCCTGGTCGTCCTGGTGCTGCTGCCCGGCGGTGCGATGCTCGCCGTCGGCCCGTGGCATGCCCGGATCCCGCTCTGGGACACCCCGCTGCAACCGGTGGTCGTGCTCGTGATCGGGGTGGCCGCGGTGCTGGCGGTCCGCGCCCGCCGCCGGCTGACCGCGATGCTGCTGGTGGGGATTACCGGCTACGGCAGCGCCATGCTGTTCGTCCTGCACGGCGCGCCCGACCTCGCGCTCACGCAGTTCCTGGTGGAGACCGCGACCATCGCCGTCTTCGTGCTGGTGCTACGCCGCCTGCCGAATCGTTTCTCGGTCCGTCCGTTGCGCCGCAGCCGGTGGGTCCGTCGGGCGATCGGGGTGACGGTGGGCGTGGTGGCAGCCGGGCTGGCTCTGGTCGCCGCCGGCGCCCGTCGGGCGCCGGACATCTCCGTCGTCTTTCCGGATCTGGCGGTGGCGCAGGGGTACGGCCGCAACGTGGTCAACGTGACACTGGTCGACATCCGGGCCTGGGACACCATGGGTGAGCTGGCGGTGCTGGTGGTGGCGGCGACCGGGGTCGCCAGTCTGATCTTCGAGCGGTCCCGCACCGGGCCCCGGCCGCGCCGGCCGGAGTCGGCGCGGCCGGCGAACCAGACCGACCGGCCGGTGTGGCTGCGTGGCGGGCCCACGCTGTACGAGGAACGCCGGTCCATCGTGCTGGAGGTGGTCATCCGGCTGATCTTCCACACCGTGGTGCTGTTCTCCCTGTTCCTGCTCTTCTCCGGGCACAACGCGCCGGGCGGCGGCTTCGCCGGCGGGCTGGTCGCGGGGCTCGCCCTGGTGGTCCGCTATCTGGCCGGCGGCCGGTACGAGCTGGCCGAGGCGGCGCCGGTCGGCGCCGGCACGGTCCTCGGCGCCGGCCTGGCCCTGTCGGTGGGCACCGGCGTGGTGGCGCTGCTGGCCGGCGGCTCGGTGCTGGAGAGCGCCAAGGTCGACCGGTCCCTGCCGCTGGTCGGCGACGCACACCTGGTCACCTCGCTCTTCTTCGACGTCGGCGTGTACCTGATCGTGATCGGGCTGGTGCTGGACATCCTGCGCAGCCTCGGTGCCGAGGTGGACCGGCACATCGAGGCGACCGGAACCGCCACCGGCGGGCTCACCGTCGACAAGGGGGGCAGGCCATGA
- a CDS encoding Na+/H+ antiporter subunit D — MSRLLPLPVVMPLLGAALTLLLAARPRLQRAVSVLCLSGTLVVALLLLVQAYRYGPVVMAVGGWPAPVGIVLVADQLAALMLVVSSSVILCVLLYSIGQGRSETGETAPVVIFHPTYLVLTAGITNAFLAGDLFNLFVGFEILLAASFVLITLGGTEIRIRTGSTYVVVSILSSMIFLAGVGLVYAATGTLNLAQLAQRLDDLPAGVRLTLELMLLLAFGIKAAVFPLSAWLPDSYPTAPAPVTAVFAGLLTKVGVYAIIRTETLLFPGGQADELLMVVAGLTMVVGILGAVAQSDMKRLFSFTLVSHIGYMIFGVALSTVAGLSGAIFYVVHHITIQTTLFLVAGLVEERAGSTDLRRLGGLARMAPLLGVLFFVPAMNLAGVPPFSGFLGKLGLLQAGVAAGGPLPAVLVGAGTLTSLLTLYVASRVWNIAFWRSPRLATSEPAVRLPRLMVGATVALVAFGLALTVLAGPLFEVTVDAATDLRSRTPYVRAVLPGGVP, encoded by the coding sequence ATGAGCCGGCTGCTGCCCCTGCCGGTGGTGATGCCGCTGCTTGGCGCGGCGCTGACCCTGCTGCTGGCCGCCCGGCCCCGGCTCCAACGAGCGGTCAGCGTGCTCTGCCTCAGCGGCACCCTCGTCGTGGCGCTGCTGCTGCTGGTGCAGGCGTACCGGTACGGGCCGGTGGTGATGGCGGTCGGCGGCTGGCCGGCGCCGGTCGGCATCGTCCTGGTCGCCGACCAGCTCGCCGCGCTGATGCTGGTGGTCTCCTCGTCGGTCATCCTCTGCGTGCTGCTGTACTCGATCGGCCAGGGCCGCAGCGAGACCGGCGAGACCGCGCCGGTGGTCATCTTCCACCCGACGTACCTGGTGCTCACCGCCGGCATCACAAACGCGTTCCTCGCCGGTGACCTGTTCAACCTCTTCGTCGGCTTCGAGATCCTGCTGGCCGCCAGCTTCGTGCTGATCACCCTGGGCGGCACCGAGATCCGCATCCGCACCGGGTCGACGTACGTGGTGGTCAGCATCCTCTCCTCGATGATCTTCCTGGCCGGGGTGGGGCTGGTGTACGCGGCCACCGGCACACTCAACCTGGCCCAACTCGCCCAGCGCCTCGACGACCTGCCGGCCGGCGTCCGACTGACCCTGGAACTGATGCTGCTGCTCGCGTTCGGCATCAAGGCGGCGGTCTTCCCGCTCTCGGCCTGGCTGCCGGACAGCTACCCCACGGCGCCGGCTCCGGTCACCGCGGTCTTCGCGGGGCTGCTGACCAAGGTGGGCGTCTACGCGATCATCCGCACCGAGACGCTGCTCTTTCCAGGTGGGCAGGCCGACGAACTGCTCATGGTCGTCGCCGGGCTGACCATGGTGGTCGGCATCCTCGGCGCGGTGGCCCAGTCGGACATGAAGCGGCTCTTCTCGTTCACCCTGGTCAGCCACATCGGTTACATGATCTTCGGGGTGGCGTTGAGCACCGTCGCCGGGCTCTCCGGCGCGATCTTCTACGTGGTGCACCACATCACCATCCAGACCACGCTGTTCCTGGTCGCCGGGCTGGTCGAGGAGCGGGCCGGCAGCACCGACCTGCGCCGCCTCGGCGGGTTGGCCCGGATGGCGCCGCTGCTCGGCGTGCTGTTCTTCGTCCCGGCGATGAACCTCGCCGGCGTACCGCCGTTCTCCGGCTTCCTGGGCAAGCTCGGCCTGCTCCAGGCCGGGGTGGCGGCCGGCGGGCCGCTGCCTGCGGTGCTCGTCGGGGCCGGCACGCTGACCAGCCTGCTCACCCTCTACGTGGCCTCCCGGGTGTGGAACATCGCCTTCTGGCGGTCGCCCCGGTTGGCCACCTCCGAGCCGGCCGTCCGGCTGCCCAGGCTGATGGTCGGGGCCACCGTGGCCCTTGTCGCGTTCGGGTTGGCGCTGACCGTGCTGGCCGGCCCGCTCTTCGAGGTCACCGTCGACGCGGCAACCGACCTGCGCTCGCGCACCCCGTACGTGCGGGCCGTGCTGCCGGGCGGCGTGCCGTGA
- a CDS encoding Na(+)/H(+) antiporter subunit C: MTTSGAGPVLVLVLAVGVLVGCGVILLLERSLTRILLGVILIGNGVNLLILLGGRSGGAPIVGTGPVDRMSDPLAQAMVLTSIVITFGLTAFLLAVAYRSWFLTGDDEVPDDLEDRQIISQAERNEVGTADRGGEGPNGDPEQVDPEPARRRLRRGDEA; this comes from the coding sequence ATGACCACCAGTGGCGCCGGTCCCGTGCTGGTGCTGGTGCTCGCCGTCGGGGTGCTGGTCGGTTGCGGGGTGATCCTGCTGCTGGAGCGCAGCCTGACCCGGATCCTGCTCGGCGTGATCCTGATCGGCAACGGGGTCAACCTGCTGATCCTGCTGGGCGGTCGGTCCGGTGGGGCACCGATCGTCGGCACCGGCCCGGTGGACCGGATGAGCGACCCGCTGGCGCAGGCCATGGTGCTGACCTCCATCGTGATCACCTTCGGGTTGACCGCGTTCCTGCTCGCCGTGGCGTACCGGAGCTGGTTCCTCACCGGAGACGATGAGGTGCCTGACGACCTGGAGGACCGGCAGATCATCAGCCAGGCCGAGCGCAACGAGGTGGGCACCGCCGACCGCGGTGGGGAGGGCCCGAACGGCGACCCGGAGCAGGTTGACCCCGAGCCCGCCCGGCGCCGGCTGCGGCGCGGGGACGAGGCGTGA